The sequence TGGTAGCTGACGGTCACCGTCTCGAAGCGCTCGACGTCTTCGTAGAAGCCCGGGACGCTGAGGCACCCCTCCTGGTAGAAGGTCTTACCGTCACTGAGCACGATCTTCGGGTTGATGATCTCCAGCAGCTGCGCTTTGTCCTGCTCGCCCTGTTCGTCGGGAAGGTTGATGACCAGGACCTGGACCGGGTTGGCCACCTGGATGGCGGCCAGGCCGATGCCGTTGGAAGCGATCATCGTTTCGTACATGTCGTCCAGGAAGGTGTGCAGGGCTTCGTCGAAGAGCTCAACAGGTTTGGAGACCTGTTTGAGGCGTTTATCGGGGTAGGTGACGATCGGAAGCTGCATGGGAAGCGTCCGTCGCTTATTTCTTCGCGTTTTTGACGAGGACTTCGTCGATGATGCCGTAGGTTTTGGCTTCTTCGGCGCTCATGAAGAAGTCGCGGTCGGTATCTTTCTCGACCTTTTTGAGGCTCTGGCCGGTGTTCTTGGCGAGAATGCCGTTGAGCTCCTTTTTCATGCGCAGGATCTCGTTGGCCTGGATCTCGATATCGGTCGCCTGTCCCTGGGCGCCGCCGAGGGGCTGGTGGATCATGATGCGCGCGTGCGGCAGGGCGAAACGTTTGCCGTGGGCGCCGGAGCTGAGCAGGAAGGAACCCATTGAGGCCGCCTGGCCGATACAGATCGTGGCGACGTCGGGACGGATGTAGTTCATCGTATCGAAGATCGCCATCCCTGAGGTGACGACGCCGCCCGGGGAGTTGATGTAGAAGTAGATGTCTTTATCCGGATCCTCCGCTTCGAGGAAGAGCATCTGCGCGACGATGGTCGAAGCGACGGCGTCATTGACCTCGCCGCTGAGCATGATGATGCGGTCTTTGAGGAGGCGGGAGTAGATGTCGTAGGAGCGTTCGCCCCGCGCACTTTTTTCAATGACGTACGGAATATAGCTCATGGGTTACTCTTCGGTCGTCGCCGTCTTGGCGTTGAGAAGGCCGCTGAGCACTTTGTCTTCGACCATCGCCATCTGGATTGCCGGCAGGTAGCCGCTCTCTTGGTAGTGGCTGTAGACTGCCTGCGGGTCCTGACCTGTCTGCATCGCTTCGAAGTAGATCGTCTGCATGACTTCCTGCTCGTTGACGTTGACGCCTTCGGCTTTGGCCAGGGCGTCAATGATGAAGGTCGCCTTGACGGAGCGCGTGGCGTCATCACGGAAGGTTTCGCGGAGCTCTTTGACCTTCTCCTGGTCCTCGCGCAGCGCAGTGATCTCCTCTTCGCTCATTTCACGCGCTTTGTTGTTCAGCGCCATGTCCATCTCCTGCTCGACGACGAACTCCGGCAGGTCGAAGCTGTACGCAGCGACGAATGCCTCGAGCAGTTCCGGCTTGAGTTTTTCGTTGAAGAGTTTGCTGCGCTCTTCGTTCTCGAGCTGCTTCTGGACCTGTTCTTTGACCATATCCATTGTCGGCTCTTCTTCGCCCGGCAGCAGCTGCTTGGCCAGTTTTGCGTCCATGCGGACTTTCTCTTTGGTCTGGATCTTGTGCAGTTTCACTTTGAACTGTGCCGGTTTGCCGGCCAGTTTTTCGCTGCCGTAGCTTTCCGGGAAGGTGACGTCGATCATTTTTTCGTCGCCCGCTTTCATACCGATGATCTGCTCTTCGAAGCCCGGGATGAACTGGCCGCTGCCGATGTTGAGCGGGAACTCTTCGGCTTTGCCGCCCTCGAACGCTTCACCGTCGAGGAAACCTTCGAAGTCGATAACGGCAGTGTCGCCCTCTTCGACCGGACGGTCCTCTTCAACGTCAACGAAAGGCGCCTGTGCTTTCGCGATCTCCTGGATACGGTCCGTGACCGCTTTGGCAGAGATCTTCGGTGCTTTGACCTCCGGAACGTGTGCCTGGTAGTCGCCGAGGTCGATCTCGGGACGCATCGCAACTTTGATCGTCATCTCGATGGTGCCGTCCTCTTTCTTGTCGAACTTGGAGAACTGCGGTTCGCCGATCAGGGCGTCTGCTGCGACGCTGAGGGCATTGAGTCCTTCGTTGAGGGCTTCGCGGACCGCCTGGCTTTCGGCATCCTGCATGAGGCGTTCGCCGTACTGTTTCTTGACTGCGTTAACGGGGACTTTACCTTTGCGGAAACCCGGGATGTTTGCTTGCTTGCTCAGCTCTTTGGCCATGTTGTCGAAATGCTTGTCCAGGTCACTTGCAGTGACGGTCGCGCTGATTTCGGCATTGGCTGCGTTGATTTTGTTGGTGCTCATTTCCATGGTGATCTCTTACCTTTATCTTCTGTTTCTTCCGGTTCGGCCCATGCGGCAATACGGAGAAAAATTGCGCAATTCTACCTTAATTAGATTAACATCACTCTTAGTTTTCGGCGGTACGGGCTTCTTAAGCTTTTTTAAGTATAAAAATTGATTAAGGAAGTTCTAACGACAGATGATCTAATATCTCACCACGCAAAAGAGGACAAAAATTGTCTTTTTTAAAATTGTTATCAAAATACGTTTGAATTGAGGAAGAGCGATGCAAGTATATATGGACAACAATGCGACAACCATGGTGGATCCGGCGGTTGTCGAAGCAATGCTTCCATTTTTCAGCGAGCAGTACGGAAACCCGAACTCGCTGCATAAATTCGGTACGGCGCCCCACCCGGCGATCTCGAAAGCGATCGACCAGGTTTACGCGGCGATCAATGCATCGGACAATGACGATATCGTCTTTACGTCCTGTGCAACCGAATCGAACAACTGGGTACTGAAATCCGTCTGGATCGACAAGATCCTTCACGGGGAAAAGAACCATATTATTACAACCGAGGTGGAGCACCCCTCCGTCCTTTCGACCTGTAAATTCCTGGAGGACCAGGGTGTCAATGTGACCTACCTTCCGGTGAACGAGCAGGGTATTATCGATGCGCAGATGCTGCGCAGTTTCATTACGGAGAAGACGGCGCTCGTCTCCGTCATGTGGGCAAACAACGAAACGGGGATGATCTTCCCGATCAAAGAGATCGGCGAGATCTGTAAAGAGAAGGGCGTGCTCTTCCATACCGACGGCGTCCAGGCAGTCGGCAAGATCCCGGTCGATGTCCAGGCGGTCCATGTTGACTTCATGTCGATGTCCGCACACAAGTTCCACGGCCCGAAAGGGATCGGGGCACTCTATATCCGTAACGGACAGGCCCTCTCCCCGCTGCTCAACGGCGGCGAGCACATGGGCGGCCGCCGTTCGGGCACCCTGAACGTCCCCTACATCGTCGGGATGGGCAAGGCGCTGGAAATGGCGACAGAGAATATCGAAGAGAAGATGGCCACCATCAGCGCCAAGCGCGACCGCCTCGAGGATGCGCTGCTCAAGCTGATCCCGGATACCTTTACGGTCGGTGAACGCGACCACCGCACGCCGAACACGATCCTCATCTCCATCCGCGGGGTGGAAGGCGAAGGGATGCTGTGGGACCTCAACAACGCCGCAATCGGTGCCTCCACCGGTTCCGCGTGCGCTTCCGAGGACCTTGAAGCCAACACGGTTATGCTCGCGATCGGTGCGGACCACGAATTGGCCCACACCGGCATCCGCCTGAGCCTTAGCCGCTATACGACGGACGAAGAGGTTGATTACGTGATCGACCACTTCAAATCGGCTGTCGAGCGCCTGCGCTCGATCTCCAGCTCATACGCCAAAGTCAAACCGACGCCCGGCGGTGAAGCCACTGCGTGCGAAATGCACTGAGAATTAGAGAGAGAAGGAAAGCATTATGGCAAAGAATGATCTGTTTGGCGCATCCCTGTGGGATGAGTACTCCAACAAGGTAACGACACTGATGAACAACCCCCAGCACCAGGGGGAGATCACAGAGGAAGAAGCGGCGGCACACGGCAACAAGCTGATCGTCGCGGACTTCGGCGCGGAGAGCTGCGGCGACGCCGTACGCCTCTACTGGGAAGTCAACCCGGCGAACGATGTTATCGAGAACTCCAAGTTCAAGAGCTTCGGCTGCGGTACCGCGATCGCCAGCTCCGATATGATGACACAGCTCTGTCTGGGCAAAACAGTCGACGAAGCGGTCAAGATCACCAACATCGACGTCGAAATGGCGCTGCGCGATACGCCGGACGTTCCGGCTGTTCCGCCGCAGAAGATGCACTGTTCGGTCATGGCCTATGACGTTATCAAGAAAGCGGCGGGCCTTTACAAGGGCGTCGACGCGGAGAGCTTCGAAGAGGAGATCATCGTCTGTGAATGTGCACGCGTCAGCCTTTCGACCCTGAAAGAGGTCATCAAGCTCAACGACCTGCACACGATCGAGCAGGTGACCGACTATACGAAAGCGGGCGGTTTCTGTAAGAGCTGTATCAAACCGGGCGGCCACGAAGCGCGCGAATACTACCTCGTCGATATCCTGGCCGACGTCCGCCGTGAGATGGACGAAGCCAAGATGAAAGCGGCTGCGGAAGCGGGCCTCGGCGGCGATTTCGAGAAGATGACGCTGGTCCAGAAGATCAAGGCGATCGACGCCGTCGTCGACGAGAATATCCGCCAGTTCCTCATCATGGACGGCGGGAACATGGAAGTCATCGACGTCAAGGACGGCGAAGATTACATCGATGTCTACATCCGCTACCTGGGCTCATGCTCCGGCTGCGCGAGCTCCAGTACGGGCACGCTCTACGCCATCGAAGCGGCCCTCAAAGAGAAGCTCTCCGACAAGATCCGCGTTCTGCCGATCTGACGACATGACGAGGGGCCACGCCCCTCTCACCCTCCCGTACTCTTAACGATTTCACCCCTTTTTTTATCAGCGGCTGTTGCTTAAATGCCGACTTTTCCTGTACAATGCCGCCTTTCAAACGTTCACAAGGAGATAATAATGTTCAAAAACATACTGGCACTGATCGGTGCAGTGACACTGGTCGCGGTGATCGGCGGATACGCGATGTTCGGCGGCAAAGTCCAGCAACTTGACGGCGGCGCGCTTCCGGCATATATGAAGATGTTCGGTAACATCCTGGAAAACGGCGATGCAGCCCGCGCCATGATGAAAGAGTGGAAGATCAGTGATGAGGTCTCCAACGACGACGCGTCGGAGTTGATCAAGTCCCTGGCCGAAGAGTACAACATGCGCATTACAGGCGACGTCAAAATGTATACGAAAGATGACGCGGTCGCGGGAGAAATCAAGCATGCGCGTATCTTCTCGCTGTGCAGCCTTCCGATCGCAAAAGTGTTCCTGAACTATTCACGCTGGTACGGCGGATTTATGCCGTGCCGTATCATGCTCGTCGAATACGGAAACGGCGACCGCTTCCTCGTTGCAATGGACATGACACTGGCGATCCACGGCGGCCACCCGCTCCCCGACGACATGCTTGCGATGGCGCTCACTGTCAAGAAAGCGATGGAAGAGATTCCGGAACGCGTTGCCAAAGGCGATTTCTAACCCCTTTTTGTTCGGGCCCTCTCCGGCCCGAGCCTCCTCTTTTTTACCCCGGATAGTCTACAATCCTGTATGCATTTCGTTTTATACATCCATATTCTTTCCGCGACGGCATGGATCGGCGGGTCACTGCTGCTTTTCGCGTTGGGCGTTTTGCTGCGCGACAAAGAGGCGCAGCGGCAGACCTACGAACACCTGGGGCCCATCTACGGCTGGTTCGAGGTGTTCTGGCTGGTCTCGCTCTGGGTGACGGGGACGATGCTCTACCTTCACCACGGCTTTCACGAGGTCTTCAAGTATGCCTACGACTCGGAGCTGTCGCAGATGATGCACCACAAGGTCTACCTGGTCATCGTTTTGACAATGTTAACGTTTGTTCATCTTGTCATCGCCTTCAAAACACATATGATCAGCCGGACGAAGTGGCAGCAGATGCTCTCAAGGGGGAGTTCGCTGGGGATCTTTTTCCTCAACCTGATCATCCTCTGGTATGCGATCGGCGTGCGGAGTATGTTGTAGCAGATGGCGGCGGAAACGGAAAAGTTCCCGGATCAAGCGGCAAAAGCGGTACGTCATGGTTTACCGGATTGACCGTGAAACCCTCGGGAATCTTCGTATTCTTGAGCAGATCTACCGCGACATGGAACACGATTACTACTGGAGCGACGATTTTTCCGAGGCGATGTACGTCGCGCTGGCCAATGCCGGCTTTATCAGCGTGTCGTTTTCGTACGAGGGCAGACAGCTTCTGCTGGGGGAGATTCAGAAAGAATACGCGCTTTTGCAGTTCGATGCAATGCATGTCAGCAAGAAGGTGACAAAGCTGCTGCGCAGGGCGAATTACCGGCTCGCTTTCAACACGGCCTTTGACGATGTCATCCGCGGGATACAGGCAGCGCATACGGAGTGCTGGATGGTCGGGAAGTATGCGGCGCTGCTGCGGCAGCTGAATGACCGTAGCGGTGATGCCTTCAGGCTTATGAGCGTGGAACTGTTCGACGAAGAGACGGGCACCCTCGTTGCCGGCGAGATCGGCTACATCACTGCCAACAATATCTATACCAGCCTCTCGGGGTTCCACAGCCCCGAGCGGCGTTACAACAGCTGGGGGACGCTGCAGCTGGTCCTATTGGGCAGGCACCTGCAGAACGCCGGTCTGCGCTTTTGGAATATGGGGCATCCCCATATGAAATACAAGAACGACCTGGGTGCCGTGATCGTTCCGCGCCCCGTGTTTTTGAAGCTCTGGTATCCGCGACGGTTCGGTTCACTCGCTATCTAGAGGACGGAGCGCTCTTCTAACGCGTTGTTTTAGAGGTTCTTGTCGAACCAGTTCGCGACTTCCGAGCGGATCGTGTGGCGCAGCTGGATGCCCGCGAGGAAATCGCTGTGCTGTGCCTTGTTGAGCATCGTCACGAGGGCGTTGCGGCGTTTGGAGAGGAAGGGGTGGTCGATCTGGTGCGGGTCGCCCATGACAACCAGGCGGGTCTCGTCGCCCATCCGCGTCCCGATCAGTTTCATCGTCGCGTTCGTCATGTTCTGCGCTTCGTCGATGATGACGAATTTGCGCGAGATCGTCGTCCCGCGCATGTGGGCGATATCCATGACCTCGATGTTGTATTTGGCCATAAAGAGCTCCGTCGCATTCTCGCGCTTGGTGGAGTTCGTATTGCCCGTAAACTCCACCTGGGATTCGATGGAGTGCTTGTTCTGGTGCTCTATCGTGTAGTTGATGGCGGAGTAGAGTGGGTACATGAAGTAGCCGAGTTTTTCGTGTTCATCGCCTTTGCGAAAGCCCAGCTCCGCCTGCGGGTCGGAGGCGGTGACGGTGTTGCGCGCGTAGACGATCCCCTCGACGATCCCCTCTTTGACCATCTCCAGGCCCGCCTGCAGCGCCATCAGGGTCTTGCCCGATCCGGTCGAACCGGCGACGACGGTCAGGTGGTTCTGCGGGTGGGTGAGAATGGTGTAGTAGAACTTCTGCTCCAGGTTGATGGGGCGGATGAGGGTCTCGTCGAAATACTCGCCGAAGCGCTTGTCGAAGTCGCACCACTCCAGGTGGCCGTTATAGATGACGGCATAGCGCTGCAGCCCGGTTTCGTAGATCTCGTTGTGCCCTTCGCTCGTCGCCTCCTGGATAAAACTGAACTGCTCGAAGTTGCGGAAATCGGCATCTGTACCCAGTTCGGGCTCGTCGTGATAGGTGACGGTGTGCGCGAATTCGATGGCGTCGGGACGCTCGACGCTGGCGTTTCGGAGGCTCTGTGCCTCGATCCCCTGCACCTCGGCCGCAATTTTGAACGAGATGTCGTTCGTGACGAGTTTGAGATGATAGTCCGAGGCGATCTCCGCGATCTTCGCGTCGTTGAAGCCCTTGGGTTCGGAGTAGGATTTGGCAATCCGGTACTCTTCGCGGTAGATGATCAGCAGTTCGACATTCGTTTCGCCCCCCGCTTCGGGGTTGAGGTCCGGCGCAAAGGGGAGGGTGAGCCGGTAGTAGCAGTCGCTGTTGTTGGGGGCCGTTTCGCGGGAGCGGCGCAGCGGTTCGGGGAGTTCTTCGAAGCGCAGGGTCTGCCCGACCTCGTAGTCGGCGAGCCGGAAGAACTCCCGGGCACGGAACCCGGCATCCGAGCGCATGTCGTCTTTTTTGTTGTTGAGTTCGGCAAGCACCGTGTTGGTGATGGCGACAATGTTCTTGTTGTTTTCGGAAATGCGGAGGATATTGGCCGGATCGTCAAGGATCACCGAGGTGTCGAGGAGGTAGTATTTTTGTGTGGGACTCATGGAAAGAGCATCCTTCGGTCATATGAGTTAAATTGATTATAACCCTGCAAAGCTTAATGCGGAAG is a genomic window of Sulfurimonas sp. HSL1-2 containing:
- a CDS encoding PhoH family protein, with amino-acid sequence MSPTQKYYLLDTSVILDDPANILRISENNKNIVAITNTVLAELNNKKDDMRSDAGFRAREFFRLADYEVGQTLRFEELPEPLRRSRETAPNNSDCYYRLTLPFAPDLNPEAGGETNVELLIIYREEYRIAKSYSEPKGFNDAKIAEIASDYHLKLVTNDISFKIAAEVQGIEAQSLRNASVERPDAIEFAHTVTYHDEPELGTDADFRNFEQFSFIQEATSEGHNEIYETGLQRYAVIYNGHLEWCDFDKRFGEYFDETLIRPINLEQKFYYTILTHPQNHLTVVAGSTGSGKTLMALQAGLEMVKEGIVEGIVYARNTVTASDPQAELGFRKGDEHEKLGYFMYPLYSAINYTIEHQNKHSIESQVEFTGNTNSTKRENATELFMAKYNIEVMDIAHMRGTTISRKFVIIDEAQNMTNATMKLIGTRMGDETRLVVMGDPHQIDHPFLSKRRNALVTMLNKAQHSDFLAGIQLRHTIRSEVANWFDKNL
- the clpP gene encoding ATP-dependent Clp endopeptidase proteolytic subunit ClpP, translated to MSYIPYVIEKSARGERSYDIYSRLLKDRIIMLSGEVNDAVASTIVAQMLFLEAEDPDKDIYFYINSPGGVVTSGMAIFDTMNYIRPDVATICIGQAASMGSFLLSSGAHGKRFALPHARIMIHQPLGGAQGQATDIEIQANEILRMKKELNGILAKNTGQSLKKVEKDTDRDFFMSAEEAKTYGIIDEVLVKNAKK
- a CDS encoding DUF302 domain-containing protein; protein product: MFKNILALIGAVTLVAVIGGYAMFGGKVQQLDGGALPAYMKMFGNILENGDAARAMMKEWKISDEVSNDDASELIKSLAEEYNMRITGDVKMYTKDDAVAGEIKHARIFSLCSLPIAKVFLNYSRWYGGFMPCRIMLVEYGNGDRFLVAMDMTLAIHGGHPLPDDMLAMALTVKKAMEEIPERVAKGDF
- a CDS encoding iron-sulfur cluster assembly scaffold protein — translated: MAKNDLFGASLWDEYSNKVTTLMNNPQHQGEITEEEAAAHGNKLIVADFGAESCGDAVRLYWEVNPANDVIENSKFKSFGCGTAIASSDMMTQLCLGKTVDEAVKITNIDVEMALRDTPDVPAVPPQKMHCSVMAYDVIKKAAGLYKGVDAESFEEEIIVCECARVSLSTLKEVIKLNDLHTIEQVTDYTKAGGFCKSCIKPGGHEAREYYLVDILADVRREMDEAKMKAAAEAGLGGDFEKMTLVQKIKAIDAVVDENIRQFLIMDGGNMEVIDVKDGEDYIDVYIRYLGSCSGCASSSTGTLYAIEAALKEKLSDKIRVLPI
- a CDS encoding GNAT family N-acetyltransferase, whose protein sequence is MVYRIDRETLGNLRILEQIYRDMEHDYYWSDDFSEAMYVALANAGFISVSFSYEGRQLLLGEIQKEYALLQFDAMHVSKKVTKLLRRANYRLAFNTAFDDVIRGIQAAHTECWMVGKYAALLRQLNDRSGDAFRLMSVELFDEETGTLVAGEIGYITANNIYTSLSGFHSPERRYNSWGTLQLVLLGRHLQNAGLRFWNMGHPHMKYKNDLGAVIVPRPVFLKLWYPRRFGSLAI
- the def gene encoding peptide deformylase — encoded protein: MQLPIVTYPDKRLKQVSKPVELFDEALHTFLDDMYETMIASNGIGLAAIQVANPVQVLVINLPDEQGEQDKAQLLEIINPKIVLSDGKTFYQEGCLSVPGFYEDVERFETVTVSYQDRHGNEQVLEADGLLSVAVQHEMDHLAGKLFIEKLTYTRRKKFEKEYKRIQKEKKGS
- a CDS encoding NifS family cysteine desulfurase, producing the protein MQVYMDNNATTMVDPAVVEAMLPFFSEQYGNPNSLHKFGTAPHPAISKAIDQVYAAINASDNDDIVFTSCATESNNWVLKSVWIDKILHGEKNHIITTEVEHPSVLSTCKFLEDQGVNVTYLPVNEQGIIDAQMLRSFITEKTALVSVMWANNETGMIFPIKEIGEICKEKGVLFHTDGVQAVGKIPVDVQAVHVDFMSMSAHKFHGPKGIGALYIRNGQALSPLLNGGEHMGGRRSGTLNVPYIVGMGKALEMATENIEEKMATISAKRDRLEDALLKLIPDTFTVGERDHRTPNTILISIRGVEGEGMLWDLNNAAIGASTGSACASEDLEANTVMLAIGADHELAHTGIRLSLSRYTTDEEVDYVIDHFKSAVERLRSISSSYAKVKPTPGGEATACEMH
- the tig gene encoding trigger factor, whose product is MEMSTNKINAANAEISATVTASDLDKHFDNMAKELSKQANIPGFRKGKVPVNAVKKQYGERLMQDAESQAVREALNEGLNALSVAADALIGEPQFSKFDKKEDGTIEMTIKVAMRPEIDLGDYQAHVPEVKAPKISAKAVTDRIQEIAKAQAPFVDVEEDRPVEEGDTAVIDFEGFLDGEAFEGGKAEEFPLNIGSGQFIPGFEEQIIGMKAGDEKMIDVTFPESYGSEKLAGKPAQFKVKLHKIQTKEKVRMDAKLAKQLLPGEEEPTMDMVKEQVQKQLENEERSKLFNEKLKPELLEAFVAAYSFDLPEFVVEQEMDMALNNKAREMSEEEITALREDQEKVKELRETFRDDATRSVKATFIIDALAKAEGVNVNEQEVMQTIYFEAMQTGQDPQAVYSHYQESGYLPAIQMAMVEDKVLSGLLNAKTATTEE